Proteins encoded within one genomic window of Citrobacter amalonaticus Y19:
- a CDS encoding type 1 glutamine amidotransferase, protein MHIHFIIHESFESAGAYLPWAEARGYNITWTRVYDNEAVPANADGFDMLVVFGGPQSPRTTLAECPYFDSLAEQHLINQAISAGRIVVGICLGSQLIGEALGARVCQSPEKEIGHYPITLTDAGKQHPLLAHFGSPLTVGHWHNDMPGLTDQATVLATSAGCPRQIVQYGNFVYGFQCHMEFTAGAVEGLIQHSEQELAEAKGKRFIRSNEEMRDWDYREMNETLWQFLDKLVEKRND, encoded by the coding sequence GTGCACATCCATTTTATCATTCACGAGTCGTTTGAATCGGCCGGTGCTTATTTGCCGTGGGCCGAAGCGCGTGGCTACAACATCACCTGGACTCGCGTCTACGACAACGAAGCCGTTCCGGCTAACGCCGATGGCTTTGATATGCTGGTCGTTTTTGGCGGCCCACAATCACCGCGCACCACGCTTGCAGAGTGCCCATACTTTGATTCTCTGGCCGAACAGCATCTGATCAACCAGGCCATCTCGGCGGGTCGTATTGTGGTTGGGATTTGCCTGGGCTCACAGCTGATTGGTGAGGCGCTGGGTGCCAGAGTCTGCCAGAGCCCGGAAAAAGAGATTGGTCACTATCCCATCACCCTAACCGATGCAGGAAAACAGCATCCACTGCTTGCCCACTTCGGCTCTCCGCTCACCGTCGGTCACTGGCACAACGACATGCCGGGGTTAACCGACCAGGCAACGGTACTTGCCACCAGCGCAGGCTGCCCACGGCAAATCGTACAGTACGGTAATTTTGTTTATGGTTTCCAGTGCCATATGGAGTTTACCGCCGGGGCGGTTGAAGGATTGATTCAACATTCCGAACAGGAACTGGCAGAAGCCAAAGGGAAGCGCTTTATTCGCTCAAACGAGGAAATGCGTGACTGGGATTACCGGGAAATGAACGAAACGCTCTGGCAGTTCCTTGATAAGCTTGTGGAAAAACGTAACGATTGA
- the cysM gene encoding cysteine synthase CysM, producing the protein MNTLEQTIGNTPLVKLQRLTPDNGSEIWVKLEGNNPAGSVKDRAALSMIVEAEKRGEITPGDVLIEATSGNTGIALAMIAALKGYRMKLLMPDNMSQERRAAMRAYGAELVLVTKEQGMEGARDLALEMANRGEGKLLDQFNNPDNPYAHYTTTGPEIWQQTSGRITHFVSSMGTTGTITGVSRFLREQEKPVTIVGLQPEEGSSIPGIRRWPAEYMPGIFNAQLVDQVVDIHQRDAENTMRELAVREGIFCGVSSGGAVAGAIRIAKANPGAVVVAIICDRGDRYLSTGVFGEEHFSQGLGI; encoded by the coding sequence GTGAACACATTAGAACAAACGATTGGCAATACGCCTCTGGTGAAACTGCAACGACTGACACCCGACAACGGCAGTGAAATCTGGGTCAAACTGGAAGGTAACAACCCGGCAGGGTCGGTGAAAGATCGTGCCGCGTTATCGATGATTGTCGAAGCGGAAAAACGCGGCGAGATTACACCTGGCGACGTGTTAATTGAGGCCACCAGCGGCAACACCGGCATTGCGCTGGCGATGATTGCCGCGTTGAAAGGTTATCGCATGAAGCTGCTGATGCCGGACAACATGAGCCAGGAGCGTCGTGCAGCGATGCGCGCCTACGGCGCCGAGCTGGTTCTGGTCACCAAAGAGCAGGGGATGGAAGGGGCGCGTGATTTAGCGCTGGAAATGGCGAATCGCGGTGAAGGTAAGCTGCTGGACCAGTTCAACAACCCGGACAACCCCTACGCGCATTACACCACCACCGGCCCCGAAATCTGGCAGCAAACGTCCGGGCGGATCACCCATTTCGTCTCCAGTATGGGGACGACCGGCACCATTACCGGCGTGTCGCGTTTTCTGCGTGAGCAAGAGAAACCGGTGACGATTGTGGGGCTGCAACCGGAAGAGGGCAGCAGTATTCCGGGGATTCGCCGCTGGCCTGCGGAATACATGCCGGGCATTTTTAACGCTCAGCTTGTCGATCAGGTTGTGGATATTCATCAGCGAGACGCGGAGAACACCATGCGTGAACTGGCCGTGCGTGAAGGGATCTTCTGTGGCGTCAGTTCAGGCGGTGCAGTCGCTGGCGCGATACGCATTGCGAAAGCGAATCCGGGCGCGGTGGTGGTGGCGATTATTTGCGATCGCGGCGATCGCTATCTGTCGACTGGCGTCTTTGGCGAAGAGCATTTTAGCCAGGGATTAGGGATATAG
- the cysA gene encoding sulfate/thiosulfate ABC transporter ATP-binding protein CysA has protein sequence MSIEIANIKKSFGRTQVLNDISLDIPSGQMVALLGPSGSGKTTLLRIIAGLEHQSSGHIRFHGTDVSRLHARERKVGFVFQHYALFRHMTVFDNIAFGLSVLPRRERPNAAAIKAKVMKLLEMVQLAHLAERFPAQLSGGQKQRVALARALAVEPQILLLDEPFGALDAQVRKELRRWLRQLHEELKFTSVFVTHDQEEATEVADRVVVMSQGNIEQADAPDQVWREPATRFVLEFMGEVNRLQGTIRGGQFHVGAHRWPLGYTPAYQGPVDLFLRPWEVDISRRTSLDSPLPVQVIEASPKGHYTQLIVQPLGWYHEPLTVVMQGDDAPVRGERLFVGLQNARLYNGEQRIETREEELALAQSA, from the coding sequence ATGAGCATTGAGATTGCCAATATTAAGAAGTCTTTTGGTCGCACCCAGGTGCTGAACGATATCTCACTGGATATTCCTTCAGGTCAGATGGTTGCCTTGTTGGGGCCGTCCGGTTCCGGTAAAACCACGCTGCTGCGCATTATTGCCGGGCTGGAGCATCAGTCCAGCGGCCATATTCGCTTCCACGGCACCGACGTCAGCCGTCTGCATGCGCGCGAGCGTAAAGTCGGTTTTGTGTTCCAGCACTATGCGCTGTTCCGCCATATGACCGTTTTTGACAATATCGCTTTTGGTCTGAGCGTCCTGCCGCGTCGTGAGCGCCCCAATGCGGCGGCGATCAAAGCGAAAGTGATGAAACTGCTGGAGATGGTGCAACTGGCGCACCTGGCGGAACGCTTCCCGGCACAGCTTTCAGGCGGTCAAAAGCAGCGTGTTGCGCTGGCCCGCGCCTTAGCCGTTGAGCCGCAAATTCTGCTGCTGGATGAACCGTTCGGCGCTCTCGATGCGCAGGTGCGTAAAGAGTTGCGTCGCTGGTTGCGTCAACTGCACGAAGAGCTGAAATTTACCAGCGTCTTTGTGACGCACGATCAGGAAGAGGCCACTGAAGTGGCGGACCGCGTGGTGGTGATGAGCCAGGGCAACATTGAACAGGCCGATGCGCCGGATCAGGTATGGCGTGAACCGGCGACCCGTTTTGTGCTGGAATTTATGGGCGAAGTTAACCGCCTGCAGGGCACGATTCGCGGCGGACAGTTCCACGTTGGCGCGCACCGCTGGCCGCTGGGCTATACGCCAGCGTATCAGGGGCCGGTCGATCTGTTCCTGCGTCCGTGGGAAGTTGACATCAGCCGCCGTACCAGTCTGGATTCGCCGTTGCCGGTACAGGTCATCGAAGCCAGCCCGAAAGGCCACTACACCCAGTTAATCGTGCAGCCGCTTGGGTGGTATCATGAGCCGCTGACGGTAGTCATGCAGGGTGACGATGCCCCGGTACGCGGCGAACGTCTGTTTGTCGGGCTGCAAAACGCACGGCTGTATAACGGGGAACAGCGTATTGAGACCCGCGAAGAGGAACTTGCTCTGGCACAAAGTGCTTGA
- the cysW gene encoding sulfate/thiosulfate ABC transporter permease CysW — protein MAEVTQLKRYDAPRINWGKWFLIGTGMLVSAFILLVPMIYIFVQAFSKGLMPVLQNLADPDMLHAIWLTVMIALIAVPVNLVFGILLAWLVTRFNFPGRQLLLTLLDIPFAVSPVVAGLVYLLFYGSNGPLGGWLDEHNLQIMFSWPGMVLVTIFVTCPFVVRELVPVMLSQGSQEDEAAILLGASGWQMFRRVTLPNIRWALLYGVVLTNARAIGEFGAVSVVSGSIRGETLSLPLQIELLEQDYNTVGSFTAAALLTLMAIVTLFLKSMLQWRLENQEKRAQQEENHEH, from the coding sequence ATGGCGGAAGTTACTCAATTGAAGCGTTATGACGCTCCCCGCATCAACTGGGGTAAATGGTTTCTGATTGGCACCGGTATGCTGGTGTCGGCGTTCATCCTGCTGGTGCCGATGATCTACATCTTCGTGCAGGCATTCAGCAAAGGGTTGATGCCCGTGCTACAGAATCTGGCCGATCCGGATATGCTGCATGCTATCTGGCTGACGGTGATGATCGCCCTGATAGCCGTACCGGTGAACCTGGTATTTGGCATTCTGCTGGCCTGGCTGGTGACCCGTTTTAACTTTCCAGGACGCCAGTTGTTGCTGACGCTGCTGGATATTCCCTTTGCCGTCTCGCCGGTGGTCGCGGGTCTGGTGTATTTGTTGTTCTACGGCTCCAATGGTCCGCTGGGCGGCTGGCTGGACGAGCATAACCTGCAAATTATGTTCTCCTGGCCGGGGATGGTGCTGGTCACTATCTTCGTCACCTGCCCGTTTGTGGTACGTGAGCTGGTGCCGGTGATGTTAAGCCAGGGCAGCCAGGAGGATGAGGCGGCGATTTTACTCGGCGCCTCCGGCTGGCAGATGTTTCGTCGCGTGACGTTGCCGAATATCCGCTGGGCGCTGTTGTATGGCGTGGTGCTGACCAACGCCCGCGCGATTGGCGAGTTTGGTGCGGTGTCGGTGGTGTCCGGCTCGATTCGCGGCGAAACCCTGTCGCTGCCGTTACAGATTGAATTACTGGAGCAGGACTACAACACCGTCGGCTCTTTTACCGCCGCCGCGCTGCTAACGCTGATGGCGATTGTTACCCTGTTTTTGAAGAGCATGTTGCAATGGCGCCTGGAAAATCAGGAAAAACGCGCGCAACAGGAGGAAAATCATGAGCATTGA
- the cysT gene encoding sulfate/thiosulfate ABC transporter permease CysT, with amino-acid sequence MFAVSSRRVLPGFTLSLGTSLLFVCLILLLPLSALVMQLAQMSWAQYWEVITNPQVVAAYKVTLLSAFVASIFNGVFGLLMAWILTRYRFPGRTLLDALMDLPFALPTAVAGLTLASLFSVNGFYGEWLAKFDIKVTYTWLGIAVAMAFTSIPFVVRTVQPVLEELGPEYEEAAETLGATRLQSFRKVVLPELSPALVAGIALSFTRSLGEFGAVIFIAGNIAWKTEVTSLMIFVRLQEFDYPAASAIASVILAASLLLLFSINTLQSRFGRRVVGH; translated from the coding sequence ATGTTTGCAGTCTCCTCCCGACGCGTGCTGCCCGGCTTTACCTTAAGCCTGGGCACCAGTCTGCTGTTTGTGTGTCTGATTTTGCTGCTGCCGCTCAGTGCGCTGGTGATGCAACTGGCACAGATGAGCTGGGCGCAATACTGGGAGGTGATCACCAATCCGCAGGTGGTTGCCGCCTATAAGGTGACGCTGCTGTCGGCGTTTGTGGCGTCGATTTTTAACGGCGTGTTTGGCCTGCTGATGGCGTGGATCTTAACCCGCTATCGTTTCCCGGGGCGGACGCTGCTGGATGCGCTGATGGATCTGCCGTTTGCCCTGCCAACGGCGGTCGCCGGTCTGACGCTGGCCTCGCTGTTTTCCGTTAACGGTTTCTACGGCGAATGGCTGGCGAAGTTTGATATCAAGGTGACGTACACCTGGCTTGGCATCGCGGTGGCGATGGCGTTCACCAGCATTCCGTTTGTCGTGCGTACCGTGCAACCGGTGCTGGAAGAGTTAGGCCCGGAATACGAAGAAGCGGCGGAAACGCTGGGGGCCACGCGACTGCAAAGTTTTCGCAAAGTGGTATTGCCTGAACTGTCTCCGGCGCTGGTGGCGGGTATCGCGCTGTCGTTCACCCGCAGTCTCGGCGAGTTCGGCGCGGTGATTTTCATCGCCGGCAACATCGCCTGGAAAACGGAAGTCACCTCGCTGATGATTTTTGTTCGCTTGCAGGAGTTTGATTACCCTGCCGCCAGCGCCATTGCTTCGGTGATCCTCGCGGCATCGTTGCTGCTGTTGTTTTCGATTAACACCCTGCAAAGTCGCTTTGGCCGACGTGTGGTAGGTCACTAA
- the cysP gene encoding thiosulfate/sulfate ABC transporter substrate-binding protein CysP, with protein sequence MAVNLLKKRYLTLIASLLLVGQAQATELLNSSYDVSRELFAALNPPFEQQWAKDNGGDKLTIKQSHAGSSKQALAILQGLKADVVTYNQVTDVQILHDKGKLIPADWQSRLPNNSSPFYSTMGFLVRKGNPKNIHDWNDLVRTDVKLIFPNPKTSGNARYTYLAAWGAADKADGGDKAKTEQFMTQFLKNVEVFDTGGRGATTTFAERGLGDVLISFESEVNNIRKQYEAQGFEVVIPKTNILAEFPVAWVDKNVQANGTEKAAKAYLNWLYSPQAQTIITDYYYRVNNPEVMDKLKDKFPQTELFRVEEKFGAWPEVMKTHFTSGGELDKLLAAGRK encoded by the coding sequence ATGGCCGTTAACTTACTGAAAAAAAGATATCTGACGCTGATAGCGTCGCTGTTACTGGTCGGTCAGGCGCAGGCGACGGAGCTATTGAACAGCTCCTACGACGTCTCCCGCGAACTGTTTGCCGCCCTCAACCCGCCGTTTGAACAGCAGTGGGCGAAAGATAACGGTGGCGATAAGCTGACCATTAAGCAGTCACACGCGGGCTCCTCAAAGCAGGCGCTGGCGATTTTGCAGGGGCTAAAGGCCGATGTCGTGACCTACAACCAGGTGACCGACGTGCAGATCCTGCATGACAAAGGCAAGCTGATCCCGGCCGACTGGCAAAGCCGTCTGCCGAACAACAGTTCACCGTTCTACTCCACGATGGGTTTCCTGGTGCGTAAAGGTAACCCGAAGAACATCCATGACTGGAACGACCTTGTCCGAACTGACGTGAAGCTTATCTTCCCGAATCCGAAAACGTCTGGTAACGCCCGTTACACGTATCTGGCCGCATGGGGTGCTGCGGATAAAGCGGACGGCGGCGATAAAGCTAAAACCGAACAGTTCATGACGCAGTTCCTGAAAAACGTCGAAGTGTTTGATACCGGCGGTCGCGGTGCCACCACCACGTTTGCCGAACGCGGACTGGGCGATGTGCTGATAAGCTTTGAGTCTGAAGTGAACAACATTCGCAAACAGTATGAAGCGCAGGGTTTTGAAGTCGTTATCCCGAAAACCAATATTCTGGCCGAGTTCCCGGTCGCCTGGGTGGATAAAAACGTCCAGGCCAACGGCACCGAGAAAGCGGCGAAAGCCTATCTGAACTGGCTGTACAGCCCGCAGGCGCAAACCATCATTACGGACTACTACTACCGCGTGAACAACCCGGAGGTGATGGACAAACTGAAAGATAAATTCCCGCAGACCGAACTGTTCCGCGTGGAAGAGAAGTTTGGCGCCTGGCCTGAGGTGATGAAAACCCATTTCACCAGCGGTGGTGAACTGGACAAACTGTTGGCGGCGGGGCGTAAGTAA
- the ucpA gene encoding SDR family oxidoreductase UcpA, translating to MGKLTGKTALITGASQGIGEGIAKVFARHGANLILLDISDEIEKLADELGGRGHRCTAVIADVTDPASVAAALKKAKQAEGRIDILVNNAGVCRLGSFLDMSDEDRDFHIDVNIKGVWNVTKAVLPEMIKRKDGRIVMMSSVTGDMVADPGETAYALSKAAIVGLTKSLAVEYAQSGIRVNAICPGYVRTPMAESIAQQSNPADPESVLTEMAKAIPLRRLASPLEVGELAAFLASDESSYLTGTQNVIDGGSTLPETVSVGI from the coding sequence ATGGGTAAACTCACGGGCAAAACAGCATTGATTACGGGCGCATCACAGGGCATTGGCGAAGGCATCGCCAAAGTGTTTGCCCGGCATGGCGCGAACTTAATCCTGCTGGATATCTCCGATGAGATTGAAAAGCTGGCGGACGAACTGGGTGGCCGCGGGCATCGCTGTACTGCCGTGATTGCGGATGTGACCGATCCCGCGTCTGTGGCAGCGGCGCTGAAGAAAGCGAAACAGGCGGAAGGCCGTATCGACATTCTGGTTAACAATGCCGGCGTTTGCCGTCTGGGAAGCTTCCTCGACATGAGTGACGAAGACCGCGACTTCCACATTGATGTGAACATCAAAGGCGTCTGGAACGTGACCAAAGCCGTTCTGCCGGAGATGATTAAACGTAAGGACGGTCGCATTGTGATGATGTCCTCGGTCACTGGCGATATGGTCGCCGATCCGGGTGAAACCGCCTATGCGTTGTCGAAGGCGGCGATTGTCGGACTGACCAAGTCGCTGGCGGTGGAGTATGCCCAGTCGGGGATTCGTGTGAATGCGATTTGCCCGGGCTATGTGCGTACCCCGATGGCGGAAAGCATTGCGCAGCAGTCCAATCCGGCCGATCCGGAATCGGTGCTGACCGAGATGGCGAAAGCGATCCCGCTGCGTCGCCTGGCCAGCCCGCTGGAAGTGGGTGAACTGGCGGCTTTCCTCGCCTCTGATGAGTCCAGCTATCTCACGGGCACGCAAAACGTGATTGATGGCGGCAGTACGCTGCCGGAGACCGTCAGCGTCGGGATCTGA
- the yfeX gene encoding porphyrinogen peroxidase — translation MSQVQSGILPEHCRAAIWIEANVKGDVDALRGASKAFADKLATFEAKFPDAHLGAVVAFGNNTWRALSGGVGAEELKDFIPYGKGLAPATQYDVLIHILSLRHDVNFSVAQAAMEAFGDCIEVQEEIHGFRWVEERDLSGFVDGTENPAGEETRREVAVIKDGVDAGGSYVFVQRWEHNLKQLNRMSIHDQEMMIGRTKEANEEIDGDSRPVTSHLSRVDLKEDGKGLKIVRQSLPYGTASGTHGLYFCAYCARLHNIEQQLLSMFGDTDGKRDAMLRFTKPVTGGYYFAPSLDRLLAL, via the coding sequence ATGTCTCAGGTTCAGAGTGGCATTTTGCCAGAACATTGCCGTGCGGCGATTTGGATTGAAGCGAATGTGAAAGGCGACGTTGACGCCCTGCGTGGGGCCAGCAAAGCGTTCGCTGATAAACTGGCGACCTTCGAAGCGAAATTCCCGGACGCTCACCTGGGCGCGGTTGTGGCGTTCGGTAACAACACCTGGCGCGCCCTGAGCGGCGGGGTGGGGGCTGAAGAGCTGAAAGACTTTATCCCTTACGGTAAAGGTCTGGCTCCGGCCACGCAGTACGACGTGCTGATCCACATTCTTTCTCTGCGTCACGATGTTAACTTCTCTGTCGCCCAGGCGGCGATGGAAGCCTTCGGCGACTGCATTGAGGTGCAGGAAGAGATCCACGGTTTCCGTTGGGTGGAAGAGCGTGACCTCAGCGGCTTTGTTGACGGCACAGAAAACCCGGCAGGGGAAGAGACGCGTCGCGAAGTCGCGGTCATCAAAGACGGTGTGGATGCTGGCGGCAGCTACGTCTTTGTTCAGCGCTGGGAACACAATCTGAAGCAGCTCAACCGTATGAGCATTCACGATCAGGAGATGATGATCGGGCGTACTAAAGAAGCCAACGAAGAGATCGATGGCGACTCCCGTCCGGTGACATCACACCTGAGCCGTGTGGATCTGAAAGAAGACGGCAAAGGGTTGAAAATTGTTCGCCAGAGCTTGCCATACGGGACGGCCAGCGGTACTCACGGTCTCTATTTCTGCGCCTACTGTGCGCGTCTGCACAACATCGAACAGCAATTGCTGAGCATGTTTGGCGATACCGACGGCAAACGCGACGCCATGCTGCGCTTCACCAAACCGGTGACTGGCGGATATTACTTTGCGCCGTCGCTGGACCGTTTGCTGGCGCTGTAA
- a CDS encoding RpoE-regulated lipoprotein — MKSLRILLCAMPLALTGCSTLSSVNWSAANPWNWFGSSTEVTEQGVGALTASTPLDEQAIADALDGDYRLRSGMKTENGNVVRFFEAMNGDKVAMVIQGEQGHISRIDVLDSEIPSAAGVEVGAPFSDLYSKAFGHCQPAAANDPGAVECKAEGSQHISYLFTGEWKGPEGLMPPDDTLKAWKVSKIIWRR; from the coding sequence ATGAAATCGCTGCGTATCTTGTTATGTGCCATGCCGCTGGCGCTGACCGGCTGTTCGACGCTGTCGTCAGTTAACTGGTCTGCCGCCAATCCGTGGAACTGGTTTGGTTCATCGACAGAAGTGACCGAGCAGGGCGTTGGTGCGCTCACGGCATCGACGCCGCTGGATGAGCAGGCCATCGCCGATGCGCTGGACGGCGACTATCGCCTGCGCAGCGGCATGAAAACCGAGAACGGCAATGTGGTGCGCTTTTTCGAAGCCATGAACGGTGACAAGGTGGCGATGGTCATCCAGGGCGAGCAGGGGCATATCAGCCGCATTGATGTCCTGGATAGCGAAATTCCTTCCGCAGCTGGTGTTGAGGTTGGCGCACCGTTTAGCGACCTCTACAGCAAAGCGTTTGGCCATTGTCAGCCTGCCGCCGCTAACGACCCTGGTGCCGTGGAATGTAAAGCCGAAGGCAGCCAACATATTAGCTATCTCTTTACCGGCGAATGGAAGGGACCGGAAGGGTTAATGCCGCCGGACGATACGCTGAAAGCGTGGAAAGTGAGCAAAATTATCTGGCGTCGTTAA
- a CDS encoding DUF2919 domain-containing protein — protein sequence MKNTEFHPADYDSHGHLRLPFLFWLVLLLQARTWVLFVIAGSSREQGTALLNLFYPDHDNFWLGLLPGIPAVLAFLLSGRRYTFPRLWQALRLLLIVAQLTLLCWQPVLWFNGSPVNGVGLSLVVADIVALLWLLTNRRLRACFTPEKE from the coding sequence ATGAAGAATACTGAGTTCCATCCCGCTGATTACGACAGCCACGGTCATTTGCGTCTGCCCTTTTTATTCTGGCTTGTGCTGCTGCTCCAGGCGCGGACCTGGGTGCTGTTTGTGATCGCTGGCTCCTCTCGCGAGCAGGGCACCGCGCTGCTGAATCTGTTTTATCCCGATCACGACAACTTTTGGCTGGGGCTGCTGCCCGGCATTCCGGCCGTGCTGGCGTTTTTGCTGAGCGGGCGACGTTACACTTTCCCGCGTTTATGGCAGGCATTGCGACTGTTGCTGATTGTGGCTCAGCTAACGCTGCTCTGCTGGCAGCCCGTTCTGTGGTTCAATGGCTCTCCTGTTAACGGTGTTGGACTGTCGCTGGTGGTGGCCGATATCGTGGCGCTTCTCTGGCTACTGACAAACCGACGACTCCGCGCCTGCTTTACGCCCGAAAAAGAATGA
- a CDS encoding GNAT family acetyltransferase, producing MEIRVFRQEDFEEVITLWERCDLLRPWNDPEMDIERKVNHDVSLFLVAEVNGEVVGTVMGGYDGHRGSAYYLGVHPEFRGRGIANALLNRLEKKLIARGCPKIQIMVREDNDVVLGMYERLGYEHSDVLSLGKRLIEDEEY from the coding sequence ATGGAGATACGCGTTTTTCGCCAGGAAGATTTCGAAGAGGTGATCACCCTCTGGGAGCGCTGCGATTTGCTGCGTCCATGGAATGATCCGGAAATGGATATCGAGCGAAAGGTGAATCATGACGTCAGCCTGTTTCTCGTCGCGGAAGTGAACGGGGAGGTGGTGGGGACGGTGATGGGCGGCTACGACGGCCATCGCGGATCGGCCTATTATCTCGGCGTACATCCGGAATTTCGCGGTCGTGGTATCGCCAATGCGCTGCTTAACCGGCTGGAAAAGAAACTCATTGCGCGCGGTTGTCCGAAGATTCAGATCATGGTGCGTGAAGATAACGATGTCGTGCTGGGGATGTACGAGCGACTCGGCTATGAGCATTCCGACGTACTGAGTCTGGGAAAACGCCTGATCGAAGATGAAGAATACTGA
- the amiA gene encoding N-acetylmuramoyl-L-alanine amidase AmiA, with protein sequence MSTFKPLKTLTSRRQVLKAGLAALTLTGMSNATAKEAPLKTSNGHSQPVTKKSGSKRIVVLDPGHGGVDTGAIGRNGSKEKHVVLAIAKNVRSILRSQGIDCRLTRSGDTFIPLYDRVEIAHKHGADLFMSIHADGFTNPSAAGASVFALSNRGASSAMAKYLSDRENRADEAAGKKATDKDHLLQQVLFDLVQTDTIKNSLTLGSHILRKIKPVHKLHSRNTEQAAFVVLKSPSIPSVLVETSFITNPEEERLLGTTAFRQKIATAIANGVISYFHWFDNQKAHSKKR encoded by the coding sequence ATGAGCACTTTTAAACCGCTAAAAACTCTCACATCGCGCCGCCAGGTGCTGAAAGCCGGACTGGCGGCGCTGACATTAACAGGGATGTCGAACGCCACAGCCAAAGAAGCCCCACTGAAAACCAGCAATGGTCACAGTCAGCCCGTAACGAAAAAATCGGGTAGCAAGCGCATTGTCGTGCTGGACCCGGGACACGGCGGTGTCGACACCGGCGCCATTGGCCGCAACGGCTCCAAAGAAAAGCACGTCGTGCTGGCGATTGCGAAAAATGTGCGTTCCATTTTACGCAGCCAGGGCATTGACTGCCGCCTGACGCGCTCGGGCGACACCTTTATTCCCTTGTACGATCGCGTCGAAATCGCCCATAAGCACGGCGCGGATCTGTTCATGTCGATTCACGCCGACGGCTTTACCAATCCCAGCGCGGCAGGCGCGTCGGTGTTTGCCCTCTCTAATCGCGGGGCCAGTAGCGCCATGGCGAAATACCTTTCCGATCGCGAAAACCGCGCCGACGAAGCGGCAGGCAAGAAAGCAACCGACAAAGATCACCTGTTGCAGCAGGTGTTATTTGACCTGGTGCAGACGGATACCATCAAAAACAGCCTGACCCTGGGTTCGCATATTCTCAGGAAGATCAAACCTGTCCATAAATTGCACAGTCGCAATACGGAACAGGCGGCGTTTGTGGTGCTAAAATCACCGTCAATCCCCTCGGTATTGGTGGAAACGTCGTTCATCACCAACCCGGAAGAAGAGCGACTGCTGGGCACCACGGCGTTTCGCCAGAAGATTGCCACCGCCATTGCCAACGGCGTGATCAGCTATTTCCACTGGTTTGATAATCAGAAAGCACACTCGAAGAAACGTTAA
- the hemF gene encoding oxygen-dependent coproporphyrinogen oxidase, with the protein MKPDALRVKQFLLNLQDAICQQLTAIDGAEFIEDSWQRDAGGGGRSRVLRNGGIFEQAGVNFSHVHGDAMPASATAHRPELAGRRFEAMGVSLVVHPLNPYIPTSHANVRFFIAEKPGADPVWWFGGGFDLTPYYGFEEDAVHWHRTARDLCQPFGDDVYPRYKKWCDDYFFLKHRNEQRGIGGLFFDDLNTPDFDHCFAFMQAVGQGYSDAYLPIVERRKTMSWGERERNFQLYRRGRYVEFNLVWDRGTLFGLQTGGRTESILMSMPPLVRWEYDWQPDADSPEAALSEFIQVREWV; encoded by the coding sequence ATGAAACCCGATGCTTTGCGCGTAAAACAGTTCCTGCTGAACCTGCAGGATGCCATTTGCCAGCAACTCACCGCCATTGACGGCGCGGAGTTTATTGAGGATAGCTGGCAGCGTGACGCGGGCGGCGGCGGACGCAGTCGGGTGCTGCGTAACGGCGGTATCTTCGAACAGGCTGGGGTCAATTTTTCTCACGTACACGGTGACGCGATGCCAGCGTCGGCCACCGCGCATCGCCCGGAACTGGCGGGACGCCGTTTTGAAGCGATGGGCGTGTCGCTGGTCGTGCATCCGCTTAATCCTTATATTCCCACCAGCCATGCCAACGTCCGTTTTTTTATTGCTGAAAAGCCGGGTGCCGACCCAGTCTGGTGGTTTGGCGGCGGCTTCGACTTAACGCCCTACTACGGCTTTGAAGAAGACGCCGTTCACTGGCATCGCACCGCGCGCGATCTGTGTCAGCCGTTTGGCGACGATGTCTATCCGCGTTACAAAAAGTGGTGCGACGACTATTTCTTCCTCAAACATCGCAACGAGCAGCGCGGCATCGGCGGACTGTTTTTCGACGATCTGAACACGCCGGACTTTGACCACTGTTTCGCCTTCATGCAGGCCGTCGGCCAGGGGTATAGCGATGCATATCTGCCGATCGTTGAGCGCCGCAAAACGATGAGCTGGGGGGAACGTGAGCGTAACTTCCAGCTCTATCGCCGCGGTCGTTACGTGGAGTTTAATCTGGTATGGGATCGCGGCACCCTGTTCGGGCTACAAACCGGCGGACGCACCGAATCCATTCTGATGTCAATGCCGCCGCTGGTGCGTTGGGAATATGACTGGCAGCCGGACGCCGACAGCCCGGAGGCCGCCCTTAGCGAGTTTATTCAGGTACGCGAGTGGGTGTGA